From the genome of Prunus persica cultivar Lovell chromosome G8, Prunus_persica_NCBIv2, whole genome shotgun sequence:
TGCTTCCAAGGAGCCTAGAGTAGATGCTTGTACGCAAACTCCCTCACCACTCTTGTCAATCCTGTTCAAGACTGACTTCATGTCTTCCATAGCTGCTTCCTTCACCTCTTCCAAGTCATCACGAGGCCCTACCACATATAGAGCAGTGCCAGCAATAGCATGTTCAAGACCCTGCAGATAACAAacatcaaaaataaataaaaaatctcacaACAGGAGTTTACAATTAGTAGAATTGGATTGGCCTTGATTTCAACCAAAATTACCTGTGCTGTAATCTTGATACCCTGTGCAGCCTTAATTTCACTATGATGCAGATAAGTTCCCTGAAATAAAGAACCATTAAATCATTATCTGATGACAACTGCCTAGTCTCAGACATTAAGGGTTCATACATACAAGACATGAGAAAACAATATAATTTTTGGAGCTAATTCTTGTTATATCTTAAGTACTAAGTTCTAACATGAGAGAAGCAGAAGAATTATTGACACACTGAAATCAGAGTGCATTAGAATTCctcaaatttttgaaaatttgaggATTGATGTGGTGGTTTAACCTTACAGTTTATTCTCCTACTGATCGTCTTTTTGTGATTTCAGCATAAAATCCAAcagcagtttctgttttttccaTTTGTATAATATAAACAGTGCAAAAACGCTCACCTAAGCACCTACAAATAGGCTCCTAACATCTATCATCCAGTAGTCATAGGACACCATTCAAAAGCTTCAATGATTAAAAaggtaaatatatattaacttTGCAGGTGTTAGCAGGTGTTGGATTGAACCCAGCACCTGCTGTATTGAATCCCAATACCTGCCGGATAATAAGCACTCGACGATGCATTCCATAGAAATGAATCTCATAAGAAGTTTCaactaaatttaaatttgaaagataaaaataataaaaaataaaagtaaaaatctaCTTCAATGTGCGTTTAACATTTTCAGCAATACTGATGCTGCTCCACCTATTCTTCAGTGGACTTTCACTGGGAGTAACAGATTTCATTCTCTTACCAAATCACCAAAAAGCTAAAAGCAAATTCGAGTaaaaaggaaatggaagaaaactCACCTTCACACGAAGTTCTTTCATCGGATGTGGTGTCAATAAAGCTCGAATTGAAGTAACAATAGGTCCCTAAaagagacaaaaagaaaatgatatcAATAATGGCAATCACATGTAAACTTCTTCACATGCTGACTGCACCagttgtaaaataaataatcacaATAGTTTGTAAAAATTATAAGTCACAATTTACTAAATTGTCTTGTGAAAAAAGGTTTTAGATACTTGCCTGCATGCCACAAACAACTATTTGATCTCCTTCATGAAGCACGCCATTAACCAATACAACATCAATTGTTGTCCCAAGGCCTTCAATAACTTTAACCTCCAAAACCGTACACTGGTGCAGAAGATGAACCCCCACCAAATTACTCACATTTCAACTGTTATAAAAACCTTTACATTTCTGGGAAAAAGGtgaaaagaaatcaaacctgcactTCGTTGCTGTAAGTAAGTTTCTCAACCATAGTTTTCTGGGTCCATTGAACCAACAGTAACAGCATATCTGGAATCCCTTCACCACTGCAATATTCACAACCCAAATTTCAGGACATATAGAAAAGatacttaaaaaaataaccTTCAAAGTGGAGACTAAGAAGAAAGACAAGGCCAGATTCCACAAGCCATACCTAATGGCACTTGTAGGTATAATACTGTATGTTTCCCCCATTTCTTTGTTCTTATAATACAATTCAGTATTTAACCCCTGCTCCTTGAATTGAGTGATAATCTGGCAACCCATACAAGAATTGAAGGTTTTTAATACCAAGAAAGTCAAATTAAATAAAGTGACACAAAAAGACAAGGTTGGAATACACAGGACCTGTACGAGCCTCATATTGAACTCATTTTGCacatccttagtttgttgctTCATTGCCTTAACAATTGGTGCATTGCGGCAGGTTTTCCACCCATAGAGTCTGTCCACCTAAAAATTGGACattcaagaaaagcaaaaactaattaaacatTGACAATAAGACACTAGTAGGGATCCAGAGGGTGGATTTAACCATAAAGCTCACCTTGTTCAATGCAACAATGAATTCCGTATTCCTCATTTTCAAAAGATTGAGTGACTCTATTGTTTGAGGCTCTAAGCCATGCATGATGTCAACAACCAAAATGGCAATATCACATAAACCTGAACCCCGTGACCGCAAATTAGTGAATGACTCGTGCCCAGGGGTATCAATTACCAATAAACCTGGGACCTTCAGCTTTGCATCAGCTTTCAGTTCCTTAGTTCTCTCACGGATGTTCTCAGCAGGAAAATATGTTGCGCCAATCTGCTGAGTAATACCTCCAGCCTCACCTTCCTGAACATTTGTGCCTCGGATACAATCCAGCAGCTTAGTTTTACCAGTATCAACATGGCCCATAATACAGCAAATAGGAGAACGAAGGTTATCTTCACCCTCTTTAGTGGCAGAATCTGAACTTGGTGCTTCTTTTTTAGCAGTAGCCTCTTTCTTCCTACTTCTATCAGCATCAATCTCCGgttgttttttcttattctcaGCATCCTGAGATTTTATTGGTTGAGAAGGAACGCTTCTCTGGGCATAAACTGCCAACTTGGAACCTGCACTCTTTATGTCTTTTCTCACGACAGGTTCAGGCTCAGAGTAAACCTCTTCATCAGAAAATCCACTTTTAAGAGAAAGGTTAACAACAGCATCATCCCAGCTCTTTGCATCCcattcttcatcatcatcttcttcttcttcttcgactCCATTCTCTTTAACAGATTCAGCAACTTCAGATTTGTCCTCTAGGTCCACTGATTCTACCTCTTCAACCTTGTCAAATTCCACAGAGTACAGCTCAGGAACGGTGTCTTGctggttttcttcttcttctatgcTTTCCACTGGGTTCACAGGAGCCACACCATTTGCATGATTGGGTACTgcttttgacttctttttcTGATACAAAGGTCGTTTAGCTTTTTTCTCATTGTCTGTGGTAGGGAGAGGCAAACTCCCTGATGCATTAGCTGCATTAGCAAGTATCTGGTTTCTCATTGCCTCCAGCCGAcgggcttcttctttttgctttGCACTTAAAAGCTTGCCTTCCTGTCTCTTCTTTTGTAGCttctccttttctctttcttttttcttacgCCTGGCCTCTTCCTTTTGCCTTTCAAGTTCTTCCAGCCTAAgcctctcctcttcttctttcctccgtttctcctcttcttcccTTTGCTTCCTCTCTTCCTGCTCCTTCCTCCTAGCAAGGGCCTCTTGCATCTCCCTAACATGCTTTGGCACTTTCTTGTCTGCTGCTTTACCTTTCACTTCATTCTTCTTGGATTCTttcggttcaatttttttttcttctagtttTTCATCCTCAATGGCCACAGAAGCAGTAGCAGTCCCTGCAGCCGCTGCTGCAGCTGCTgcctttttctccttttccttgtccttcttctttttcttcttcttcgccgCAGCAGACTCCACAGTCTCTTCTTCACCTTCCTTTTCACCTGAACCATCAACCGGGGCGACTATATCAGGTTGAACCTCAACTTTCTCCTCTTTCATAGCAGCAGCTGCAGGTTTCGATGCAAAAGACCCCTCACCTAGCTCAGCAAGAATCATATCCAAATCATCCTCTTCCTGAGCAGTCCTtccacttttcttcttctttttcttactttttgAAGTTTCTGGAACCTCTTTACTCTTGTTAACTTTAGCATCGTCAGCTTCAATTTTACTAGTTTCCTTACTTGGTTGTTCTGGTTCAACTACATCTGTATTTTCAGCCCCAACCTTAGTTTCTTCACTCGATGCAGTAATAACACTATTACCTTTCTTTTTGGAAGACTTCTTCTTACCTGTGAATGCAATCACAGATGCATCTTCGTCCTCAACTCCGTCATAACCAACTCTAGTTGATTCGGATACAGAAGTATTTTCATCATTTCCCTCGTCAAGCAATGCTGCGCTAAAAGCATTACCACCACTCTTCTTTGAAGCCTTTGATGACTTCTTTTTCTTACCGGAGAAAGTAATCTGAGGAACATCATCGTCCGCATCTTTCTCTTCATCCTTATCCTCATCCGCATCATCAAGGGCATCGAAGCTAGCTGCTGCAAACACACTCCCCACCTTCTTTCCACCCTTGGACGGCTTCTTCTTCCCCGTAAACGCAATTACAGGCTCattttcatcatcttctttactCTTATCCTCAGAGTCATCAACAACCTCACCATCACTATCGTCCTCATCACCAATGACATCAAAAGCTGACCCTGTAAACAAACTACCAGCAGTTTTCTTTGACGATTTAGAAGCCTTCTTCTTGCCCGAAAAACTCACCACCGGAGCATCCTCCTCCTCGTCCCCTGTTAACCCAGATTTCTCATCATCCTCAACACCCTCATCTTCATCACCAAGCAACCCAAAACTTGAAGCGCTAAACACACTATTCCCACCACTCTTCTTGGACTttcccttcttctttcctGTGAAAGCGACTTGGGGAACCTCATCATCACCCTCGTCCACCTTTCCCACATCGTCTAAGTCCTCATCCCTGCGCTGTGAAGCTTTTGAATTTCCCTTTTTGCCCTTCTTTCCAGTAACAGCAGCTTTCTCTTCTTGGACTTGAGACTCCTCGGACAGCTCAGTTCCGATTGAATACTCACCATCTTCAATTACCAGCGCCTTCTTCTTCGATTTCGACCCTGCAGGTTGCGGGTTCTCTTCGTCGCGAGTAGTCGGCTTCTTCCGACCCATCGAGGTTTCGACTAATTATACAATCTTTTGGAACAATTGAAACGAAGCCCCTCCAAAATcctaaatttcaaaatcaataaacacaatcaagaaaaaaagatacaGAAATGTATTTGTTTATGTATGTTTCAGAAGCTAAAGAATTAGAtctaaatttataaaatcagaAAGCAGTAACCGCAAGAATCATTTCAGAAAAGTGGGAAAGAATCTGatcatatttataagaaaaaacacacacatatatcatacacatatatatgtatattatatattggaGAAAGAGAGCTCACTTGAGGCGGTGAGGAGAAAGCACAAGCAATAGAACCTAAGGGTTGCAGAAGAAAATGACTGTTTGAATGGATTGGAATTACAGGGAAGAAGACTGAGCGAgcttcagagagagagagagagagagagcaacaaTAACAaatgttttctcttttaaagtttctagggttgggttgggttgggtagGCTTGGATTTCTTGGAGAGGAAAGGCGGTTCTGGGCTTTCGTATAATTTTCCAGGACCTTGGGCCTTTgtccaaaaatatttttaagaaaataatggttttGGCAGACAATTTTTACTTTACCACTCGGAATTTTTTACCTTCATACACAAACTTTACACTCTTGTCGTAAAGAGAACCGAAGTCGTGGCATACcacaaattatttaaaaataataaaatgaatttATTAACATgtattgtataaaaaatatataaaaaatttgtcagagtataaatatttttatgttattgtATAATAGGCTTTAGAAATAACGGAAGCTTTATTTATATTagccccttttttttctttttttttaatcgacAAGTTTGCTGCATTCCAATAcc
Proteins encoded in this window:
- the LOC18767245 gene encoding eukaryotic translation initiation factor 5B — encoded protein: MGRKKPTTRDEENPQPAGSKSKKKALVIEDGEYSIGTELSEESQVQEEKAAVTGKKGKKGNSKASQRRDEDLDDVGKVDEGDDEVPQVAFTGKKKGKSKKSGGNSVFSASSFGLLGDEDEGVEDDEKSGLTGDEEEDAPVVSFSGKKKASKSSKKTAGSLFTGSAFDVIGDEDDSDGEVVDDSEDKSKEDDENEPVIAFTGKKKPSKGGKKVGSVFAAASFDALDDADEDKDEEKDADDDVPQITFSGKKKKSSKASKKSGGNAFSAALLDEGNDENTSVSESTRVGYDGVEDEDASVIAFTGKKKSSKKKGNSVITASSEETKVGAENTDVVEPEQPSKETSKIEADDAKVNKSKEVPETSKSKKKKKKSGRTAQEEDDLDMILAELGEGSFASKPAAAAMKEEKVEVQPDIVAPVDGSGEKEGEEETVESAAAKKKKKKKDKEKEKKAAAAAAAAGTATASVAIEDEKLEEKKIEPKESKKNEVKGKAADKKVPKHVREMQEALARRKEQEERKQREEEEKRRKEEEERLRLEELERQKEEARRKKKEREKEKLQKKRQEGKLLSAKQKEEARRLEAMRNQILANAANASGSLPLPTTDNEKKAKRPLYQKKKSKAVPNHANGVAPVNPVESIEEEENQQDTVPELYSVEFDKVEEVESVDLEDKSEVAESVKENGVEEEEEDDDEEWDAKSWDDAVVNLSLKSGFSDEEVYSEPEPVVRKDIKSAGSKLAVYAQRSVPSQPIKSQDAENKKKQPEIDADRSRKKEATAKKEAPSSDSATKEGEDNLRSPICCIMGHVDTGKTKLLDCIRGTNVQEGEAGGITQQIGATYFPAENIRERTKELKADAKLKVPGLLVIDTPGHESFTNLRSRGSGLCDIAILVVDIMHGLEPQTIESLNLLKMRNTEFIVALNKVDRLYGWKTCRNAPIVKAMKQQTKDVQNEFNMRLVQIITQFKEQGLNTELYYKNKEMGETYSIIPTSAISGEGIPDMLLLLVQWTQKTMVEKLTYSNEVQCTVLEVKVIEGLGTTIDVVLVNGVLHEGDQIVVCGMQGPIVTSIRALLTPHPMKELRVKGTYLHHSEIKAAQGIKITAQGLEHAIAGTALYVVGPRDDLEEVKEAAMEDMKSVLNRIDKSGEGVCVQASTLGSLEALLEFLKTPEVNIPVSGISIGPVHKKDVMKASVMLEKKKEYATILAFDVKVTPEAREMADDLGVKIFIADIIYHLFDQFKAYIDNLKEEKKKESADEAVFPCVLKILPNCVFNKKDPIVLGVDVLEGIAKVGTPICIPQRDFITIGRIASIENNHKPVDIAKKGLKVAIKIVGTNSDEQQKMFGRHFEIEDELVSHISRRSIDILKANYRDELSIDEWKLVVKLKKLFEIP